The following coding sequences lie in one Rhizobium binae genomic window:
- a CDS encoding carbohydrate ABC transporter permease: MSESAVVEISLQPGQPRRFLKPETQTAMLFLLPSFLGFMIFMALPILASLALSFTNWQLLTTPSFVGFQNYVKLFTIDPAFYTILGNTLFFAVEYLALNIIVSLTIAVWISSLKRGKAIFRVIFFLPTFTPTIAASVVWLLIFTPDGLADSVIRWLGLGLPNFLLSSSWAMQAVVLVTLWANVGYNVVMFNAALDLVPKHYLEAAMIDGAGPWRRFWRIRLPLISPTVFFATVMTAITSLQVFDEVFAMTRGGPGSATATLGFAIYQKGFTNFQMGYASALAWVMFVMIMGLTILQFHMQRKWVHYDD; the protein is encoded by the coding sequence ATGTCGGAAAGCGCCGTCGTCGAAATCAGCCTGCAGCCCGGTCAGCCCCGGCGCTTCCTGAAGCCGGAAACGCAGACGGCCATGCTGTTCCTGCTGCCAAGTTTCCTCGGCTTCATGATCTTCATGGCCCTGCCGATCCTGGCGTCGCTGGCGCTGTCCTTCACCAATTGGCAGTTGCTGACGACGCCGTCCTTCGTCGGCTTTCAGAACTATGTCAAGCTCTTCACCATCGATCCGGCCTTCTATACCATCCTCGGCAATACGCTGTTCTTCGCCGTCGAGTATCTGGCGCTGAATATCATCGTCTCGCTGACGATTGCGGTCTGGATATCGAGCCTCAAGCGCGGCAAGGCGATCTTCCGGGTAATCTTCTTCCTGCCGACCTTCACCCCGACGATCGCAGCCTCTGTGGTGTGGCTGCTGATCTTCACGCCGGACGGGCTCGCCGACAGCGTCATTCGGTGGCTCGGCCTCGGCCTTCCGAATTTCCTGCTGAGTTCGAGCTGGGCCATGCAGGCGGTCGTGCTCGTGACACTCTGGGCCAATGTCGGCTACAACGTCGTGATGTTCAACGCCGCGCTCGACCTGGTGCCGAAGCACTATCTCGAAGCGGCGATGATCGACGGGGCAGGGCCCTGGCGGCGCTTCTGGCGCATCCGCCTGCCGCTCATCTCGCCGACCGTGTTTTTCGCCACCGTCATGACGGCCATCACCTCGCTGCAGGTCTTTGACGAGGTCTTCGCCATGACGCGCGGCGGCCCGGGCTCGGCGACGGCCACCCTCGGCTTCGCCATCTACCAGAAGGGCTTCACCAATTTCCAGATGGGTTATGCTTCGGCGCTCGCCTGGGTGATGTTCGTCATGATCATGGGCCTCACGATCCTGCAGTTCCACATGCAGCGCAAATGGGTGCATTATGACGACTGA
- a CDS encoding beta-galactosidase BglB: protein MNTTFVDNAALLTTIDRVATAFSRLRGIKEGLVTGGTTSGIQFDEWDWEVGVGLYGFLRRAISTNDQKALQELVVWYSGQIERGLPPRQINSTAPMLPLAILVEHVDRPDFRALVEDWADWLVEELPKTEEGGFQHVVKERLNDGELWDDTLFMACLFLARAGVLCERNDWIDEAVYQFVIHTRYLSDPVSGLWYHGWTFNGRHNFANAFWARGNAWITVAIPELFDLVPKLGEKDRRFLSNVLVSQVRSLKAYQRPDGMFTTLLDDPSSPLETSATAGIAYGILRAIDAGILGESDKVHAERALKAVLAQIDEEGVVHGVSDGTPMGHDLDFYRRIPNLPTPYGQALTMLLLTEVLIESGRRQ from the coding sequence ATGAACACAACATTTGTCGATAACGCCGCCCTCCTGACGACAATCGATCGAGTGGCAACGGCCTTCAGCCGGCTTAGAGGCATCAAGGAAGGTCTCGTGACGGGAGGCACCACCTCCGGGATCCAGTTCGATGAATGGGACTGGGAAGTCGGCGTCGGCCTCTACGGATTCCTCAGGCGCGCGATCTCCACCAACGATCAGAAAGCGCTGCAGGAGCTTGTCGTCTGGTACAGCGGCCAGATTGAACGCGGCCTGCCGCCGCGCCAGATCAACAGCACGGCGCCGATGCTGCCGCTGGCGATCCTCGTCGAGCATGTCGATCGTCCGGATTTTCGCGCCCTCGTCGAGGACTGGGCCGATTGGCTGGTCGAGGAGCTGCCGAAGACGGAGGAGGGCGGCTTCCAGCACGTCGTCAAGGAACGCCTCAACGACGGCGAATTGTGGGACGACACGCTGTTCATGGCCTGCCTGTTCCTCGCCCGCGCCGGCGTGCTCTGCGAGCGCAACGACTGGATCGACGAGGCCGTCTATCAGTTCGTGATCCACACACGCTATCTCTCCGATCCGGTCAGTGGTCTCTGGTATCACGGCTGGACCTTCAACGGCCGGCACAATTTCGCCAATGCCTTCTGGGCGCGCGGGAATGCCTGGATCACCGTCGCCATCCCCGAACTCTTCGATCTCGTTCCGAAGCTCGGCGAGAAGGACCGGCGCTTCCTGTCGAACGTTCTCGTCAGCCAAGTTCGCTCGCTGAAGGCATATCAGCGGCCGGACGGCATGTTCACGACATTGCTGGACGACCCGTCCTCGCCGCTGGAAACCTCGGCCACGGCGGGCATCGCCTATGGCATATTGCGCGCCATCGATGCCGGCATTCTCGGCGAGAGCGACAAGGTCCATGCCGAGCGCGCGCTCAAGGCCGTACTGGCCCAGATCGACGAGGAGGGTGTCGTCCATGGCGTTTCGGACGGCACGCCGATGGGTCATGATCTCGATTTCTATCGGCGCATCCCGAACCTGCCGACGCCCTACGGCCAGGCGCTGACCATGCTGCTACTGACCGAAGTCCTTATCGAGAGTGGCCGACGCCAATGA
- a CDS encoding carbohydrate ABC transporter permease, which produces MTTDASSRHPHSLSRNRHRLLRRIGTFISYAGLSLIALLFLFPFFWMVSNAVRSNTEVLAVPVRILPEEYHWGNFVEALVSLPFGTFLMNSFIVACGVTAIVLVVSCLSAYAFARLRFAGREGLLLTHLSTLMIPQVMLVIPLFLVVSKLGWINTYYGMILPVAFSSFGTFLLRQFILGIPKDLDEAAMMDGASRLRILVTVIVPLAMPAIGLLSLFTFIAQWKSFLWPLIATSGLDKATLPLGLTLFQTQQGTAWNYIMAGATISMVPGVILAIVLQRVIYKGITVGSGFGGR; this is translated from the coding sequence ATGACGACTGACGCGTCCTCACGGCACCCGCATTCCCTGTCGCGGAACCGGCACCGCCTCCTGCGGCGCATCGGCACCTTCATCAGCTATGCGGGCCTTTCGCTGATCGCGCTGCTCTTTCTCTTTCCCTTCTTCTGGATGGTGTCGAATGCGGTGCGCTCCAATACCGAAGTGCTGGCCGTGCCGGTGCGCATCCTGCCCGAGGAATATCATTGGGGCAATTTCGTCGAGGCGCTGGTTTCGCTGCCCTTCGGCACCTTCCTGATGAATTCCTTCATCGTCGCCTGCGGCGTGACTGCGATCGTACTCGTGGTCTCCTGCCTGTCCGCCTACGCCTTCGCCCGGCTCAGGTTTGCCGGCCGAGAAGGGCTGCTGCTCACCCATCTCAGCACGCTGATGATCCCGCAGGTGATGCTGGTCATCCCGCTCTTTCTCGTCGTCAGCAAGCTCGGCTGGATCAACACCTATTACGGCATGATCCTGCCGGTCGCCTTCTCCTCTTTCGGCACCTTCCTGCTGCGCCAGTTCATCCTCGGAATTCCCAAGGATCTCGACGAGGCGGCGATGATGGACGGGGCCTCGCGCCTGCGCATCCTGGTCACCGTCATCGTGCCGCTCGCCATGCCGGCGATCGGCCTCTTGTCGCTCTTCACCTTCATCGCCCAGTGGAAGAGCTTTCTCTGGCCGCTGATCGCCACCAGCGGTCTCGACAAGGCCACGCTGCCGCTCGGGCTCACCCTGTTCCAGACGCAGCAGGGCACTGCCTGGAACTACATCATGGCCGGCGCGACAATATCCATGGTGCCGGGCGTCATTCTCGCGATCGTGCTGCAGCGGGTGATTTATAAGGGCATCACCGTCGGCTCCGGCTTTGGCGGACGCTGA
- a CDS encoding ABC transporter substrate-binding protein: MKVLKKTLLLAAIGGSLFATTASAEQINLTWQMWSGSDADTKGWQHLAEMVTAKYPDIKVTLTTTGWVDYWTRLPVLAASGQLADIVSMQSLRMPNFYSLLEPLNDRIAADKFDVGAFTPSIIGGMSVDKQLYGLPYDVGPWVIYYNQDALESAAVPLPKPGWTLAEFTDAAKKLTKDGKYGFGITPQNYSVLASAWGDKYVNDSGELDLTNQSAIAAADRVIGFAAKDKIAPLVPSSADAGTVIQGRFNSGNVAMYIDGPWSIIGMKDKAKFKIGLTTLPRENDKDLAAVTAGSGFGIATTSKNKDAAWKAIQVLTSPEALQYLAEQGRALPARSASQSSWYKVAAKDITNGGEALDYSLEHSVPYAITNNWAAVENLFNQYFPPAFGGSADAKQTMESIQSLAQQ; the protein is encoded by the coding sequence ATGAAGGTTCTGAAGAAAACGCTTTTGCTTGCCGCAATCGGCGGCAGCCTCTTTGCGACAACGGCATCGGCCGAGCAGATCAACCTGACTTGGCAGATGTGGAGCGGTTCCGATGCCGACACCAAGGGCTGGCAGCACCTGGCCGAAATGGTGACCGCCAAATATCCCGATATCAAGGTAACGCTGACGACGACGGGTTGGGTCGACTACTGGACCCGCCTGCCGGTGCTGGCGGCCTCGGGCCAGCTCGCCGACATCGTTTCCATGCAGTCGTTGCGCATGCCGAATTTCTACTCGCTGCTCGAACCTTTGAACGACCGGATCGCGGCCGACAAGTTCGATGTCGGCGCATTCACGCCCTCGATCATCGGCGGCATGTCCGTCGACAAGCAGCTCTACGGCCTGCCCTATGACGTCGGCCCATGGGTCATCTACTATAACCAGGATGCGTTGGAATCCGCCGCCGTTCCGCTGCCGAAGCCGGGCTGGACGCTCGCCGAATTCACCGACGCCGCCAAGAAACTCACCAAGGACGGCAAATACGGTTTCGGCATCACGCCCCAGAACTATTCGGTCCTCGCCTCGGCCTGGGGCGATAAATATGTCAATGATTCAGGAGAGCTCGACCTTACCAATCAAAGTGCCATCGCCGCTGCCGACAGGGTGATAGGCTTTGCCGCCAAGGACAAGATCGCGCCGCTGGTGCCATCGAGCGCCGATGCTGGCACTGTCATCCAGGGCCGGTTCAATTCGGGCAATGTCGCCATGTATATCGACGGTCCCTGGTCGATCATCGGCATGAAGGACAAAGCCAAGTTCAAGATCGGCCTCACCACCCTGCCGCGCGAGAACGACAAGGACCTTGCCGCGGTCACGGCCGGCTCCGGTTTCGGCATTGCCACGACGAGCAAGAACAAGGATGCGGCCTGGAAGGCGATCCAGGTGCTGACCAGTCCCGAGGCGCTGCAATATCTCGCCGAGCAGGGGCGTGCACTCCCGGCCCGCTCGGCCTCGCAATCCTCCTGGTATAAGGTGGCTGCCAAGGACATCACCAATGGCGGCGAGGCGCTCGACTATTCGCTGGAGCATTCGGTGCCTTATGCGATCACCAATAACTGGGCGGCGGTGGAAAACCTCTTCAACCAGTATTTCCCGCCCGCCTTCGGCGGCAGCGCCGACGCCAAGCAGACGATGGAGTCCATCCAGAGCCTCGCGCAGCAATAG
- a CDS encoding ABC transporter substrate-binding protein has protein sequence MKTYLSGAFALALATVSFAWSSVAMAETQTITFLFTDDDQAYVERMEALSKEFETAHPDIKVNFVSSGYDAVAKQLPVQLAIGEGPDVAKITDWQLAPYYLDMRPLMKDPDGFAKLHGDSLNTLRFPGVNEPNSINGYVASQTFNLPFVNKTLFEQAKEPLPKPTATLKDIVEASARVAKATGAQIPFTMDRSGHRFSGAAFSYGSNYVKDGKFSFPDDAAKRYITDLYNWTKDGSFPKEMWGAAGGTQYKNMGDEFVNGNVVTYLAGNWMVNPFQKKIGDAFDWTAISAPCGDAGCYAMPGGTAIVGFKRTKYPQAVASFIEFLGSEKVQREIAENYVILTGADIKDPQYKLDSQNAKDAMAVFLAARDSAPQAARDLERLKGSGAIYQLIVQRMSQLIVGELSLEDTFKAMSADVDKVNVALAANK, from the coding sequence ATGAAAACGTATCTCTCAGGGGCTTTCGCATTGGCGCTGGCCACCGTTTCTTTTGCCTGGTCGAGCGTCGCCATGGCCGAAACCCAGACAATCACCTTTCTCTTCACCGACGACGACCAGGCTTATGTCGAGCGGATGGAAGCGCTGAGCAAGGAATTCGAGACAGCGCATCCCGACATCAAGGTGAACTTCGTCTCCTCGGGTTACGATGCCGTCGCCAAGCAGCTGCCGGTGCAGCTTGCCATCGGTGAAGGTCCCGACGTCGCCAAGATCACCGACTGGCAGCTGGCGCCCTATTACCTCGACATGCGACCGCTGATGAAGGATCCCGATGGCTTCGCCAAACTGCACGGCGACAGCCTGAACACACTTCGTTTCCCCGGCGTCAACGAGCCGAACTCGATCAACGGCTATGTCGCCTCGCAGACCTTCAACCTGCCCTTCGTCAACAAGACGCTGTTCGAGCAGGCGAAAGAACCGCTTCCGAAGCCGACCGCCACGCTGAAGGACATCGTCGAAGCCTCGGCGCGCGTCGCCAAGGCGACCGGCGCCCAGATCCCCTTCACGATGGACCGCTCGGGCCACCGCTTCTCCGGCGCGGCCTTCTCCTACGGCTCCAACTACGTCAAGGACGGCAAGTTCTCGTTCCCCGACGATGCCGCCAAGCGCTACATCACCGATCTCTACAACTGGACCAAGGACGGCTCCTTTCCGAAGGAAATGTGGGGCGCGGCCGGCGGAACCCAGTACAAGAACATGGGTGACGAGTTCGTTAACGGCAATGTCGTGACCTATCTCGCCGGCAACTGGATGGTCAATCCGTTCCAGAAGAAGATCGGCGACGCCTTCGACTGGACGGCGATCAGCGCGCCCTGCGGAGATGCCGGTTGCTATGCGATGCCTGGTGGTACCGCAATCGTCGGCTTCAAGCGCACCAAGTACCCCCAGGCCGTGGCCTCCTTCATCGAGTTCCTCGGGTCTGAAAAGGTCCAGCGTGAAATCGCCGAAAACTACGTCATCCTGACTGGCGCCGACATCAAGGATCCGCAGTACAAGCTCGACAGCCAGAATGCCAAGGACGCCATGGCCGTCTTCCTCGCGGCCCGCGACAGTGCGCCGCAAGCCGCCCGCGATCTGGAACGGCTCAAGGGATCCGGGGCCATCTATCAGCTCATCGTCCAGCGGATGAGCCAGCTGATCGTCGGCGAACTTTCCCTCGAAGACACGTTCAAGGCGATGAGCGCGGACGTCGACAAGGTCAACGTGGCGCTCGCCGCCAACAAGTAA
- a CDS encoding alpha-L-fucosidase, which translates to MTSSERQPENPVSGGAGKHAWFSHDRLGMFIHWGLYALGARHEWLKNREELNDDHYQRYFENFDPDLYDPKAWARRARLAGMKYVVVTTKHHEGFCLWDSQVTDYKAPNTPCGRDLLTPLVEAFRAEGLRIGFYYSLLDWHHPDFPIDVHHPLRNHPDAEVLNAGRNIANYAAYMREQVRELLTGFGPIDIIWFDFSYPGREYRGLPGKGRADWESERLLELVRELQPEIIVNNRLDLPPGKLPDVTTPEQYTPRVAPAIASQGVLWEACHTFSGSWGYHRDENSWKSPEQIIQLLIDSVALGGNLLMNVGPTGRGTFDARAIAALEVYQNWMEVNGRSIYGAGPSEFTVPPGCRYTQRGNRLYLHVYNWPYRHIHIEGLADRIAYAQFLHDASEVRWLSQTKEVDSNIGVMVPEGMITLELPVRRPDVTVPVIEIILKA; encoded by the coding sequence GTGACGAGTTCGGAACGCCAGCCGGAAAATCCTGTATCGGGAGGGGCGGGCAAGCACGCCTGGTTCAGCCATGATCGCCTTGGCATGTTCATCCATTGGGGCCTTTATGCTCTCGGGGCGAGGCATGAGTGGTTGAAGAACCGCGAAGAGCTGAACGACGACCACTACCAGCGCTATTTCGAGAATTTCGATCCTGATCTTTACGATCCCAAGGCGTGGGCGCGCCGTGCCCGGCTCGCCGGCATGAAATATGTCGTGGTGACGACCAAGCATCATGAAGGCTTCTGCCTGTGGGACAGTCAGGTCACCGATTACAAGGCACCGAACACGCCCTGCGGCAGGGATCTGCTGACGCCGCTGGTCGAGGCCTTCCGCGCCGAGGGGCTGAGGATCGGCTTCTACTATTCGCTGCTCGACTGGCACCATCCCGACTTTCCGATCGACGTCCACCACCCCTTGCGCAACCATCCCGACGCCGAGGTGCTGAATGCGGGGCGCAACATCGCCAATTACGCCGCCTATATGCGCGAACAGGTGCGCGAGCTTCTGACCGGTTTCGGCCCCATCGACATCATCTGGTTCGATTTCAGCTATCCCGGCCGCGAATATCGGGGGCTGCCCGGCAAGGGTCGCGCGGACTGGGAGAGCGAGCGGCTGCTCGAACTGGTGCGCGAGCTGCAGCCGGAAATCATCGTCAACAACCGCCTCGATCTGCCGCCGGGCAAGCTGCCGGACGTGACGACGCCGGAGCAGTATACGCCGCGCGTGGCGCCCGCCATCGCCAGCCAGGGTGTGCTCTGGGAAGCCTGCCACACCTTCAGCGGCTCCTGGGGCTATCACCGCGACGAGAATAGCTGGAAGAGCCCGGAGCAGATCATCCAGTTGCTGATCGATTCCGTCGCGCTCGGCGGCAACCTCCTGATGAATGTCGGCCCGACCGGCCGCGGCACCTTCGACGCCCGCGCCATCGCCGCGCTCGAGGTTTACCAGAACTGGATGGAGGTCAACGGGCGCTCGATCTACGGCGCCGGCCCGTCCGAATTTACGGTGCCGCCCGGCTGTCGCTACACCCAGCGCGGCAACCGCCTCTATCTGCATGTCTACAACTGGCCCTACCGCCACATTCATATCGAGGGCCTCGCCGACAGGATCGCCTATGCGCAATTCCTGCACGATGCCAGCGAAGTGCGCTGGCTCAGCCAGACGAAGGAAGTGGATTCCAATATCGGCGTAATGGTGCCGGAGGGCATGATCACGCTCGAACTGCCGGTCCGGCGACCTGACGTTACCGTCCCGGTGATCGAGATCATCCTCAAGGCGTGA
- a CDS encoding FadR/GntR family transcriptional regulator gives MQVKDRSRGSGSLVSRVGESLRQAILSGQYAAGEKLPSEHELTETHSVSRTVVREAVAALRSDGLVEVRQGAGIFVIGPDPALSGRKVDKARVASDLEVLEIRTPVEIEAAGLAALRRSPAQEEAIFECHRKILLCIETDQSIREADLELHVAIAEATNNPLFKHFLESQGMAIIPQSRVVPESRTAEQTAYRKLIHREHEAIIMAISDRDDQAARHAMRDHLVGSQARYRNLLKDLRSFTS, from the coding sequence ATACAGGTGAAGGATCGCAGCAGAGGCTCGGGTTCGCTGGTTTCACGGGTCGGCGAAAGTCTTCGACAAGCGATCCTCAGCGGCCAATATGCCGCCGGCGAGAAGCTTCCGAGTGAGCATGAACTCACTGAGACGCACAGCGTCAGCCGAACCGTGGTGCGCGAGGCCGTCGCCGCACTTCGCTCCGACGGACTCGTCGAAGTTCGACAAGGCGCGGGAATTTTCGTCATCGGCCCCGACCCGGCGCTGTCAGGGCGGAAGGTCGACAAGGCTCGTGTCGCTTCCGATCTTGAGGTGCTGGAAATCCGCACGCCCGTCGAGATCGAGGCGGCGGGACTTGCCGCGCTGCGTCGCTCGCCGGCGCAGGAGGAGGCGATCTTCGAATGCCACCGGAAGATCCTGCTTTGCATCGAGACAGATCAATCCATCCGCGAGGCGGATCTCGAGCTCCATGTCGCCATCGCCGAGGCGACCAACAACCCGCTTTTCAAGCACTTTCTCGAATCCCAAGGCATGGCGATCATCCCGCAATCAAGGGTCGTTCCCGAATCGAGAACCGCCGAGCAGACCGCTTATCGCAAGCTGATCCACCGGGAGCATGAAGCGATTATCATGGCGATCTCTGACAGGGACGACCAGGCCGCACGCCACGCCATGCGCGATCACCTCGTCGGCAGCCAGGCCAGGTACCGGAATCTGCTGAAGGATCTGCGCAGCTTTACGAGCTGA
- a CDS encoding LacI family DNA-binding transcriptional regulator yields the protein MTTIRDVARLAGVSISTVSLALNSPKRVGAETLDRIQHAIKSTGYRVDPVAQTLARGRSSLIGFVSANLSNMFFGDIRREIEHQALDHGYFVLIADSSGRADLERALLERMEAQKIAGIALATNGHGAEYAAFLRDFKTPIVMFDQKVEGAERDFVGSDNPLTTTILTEHLLQLGHRRIAFISGPSGLHTADERLKGFMDTMAAAGVDVDPSLVTEGGYTRTGGHTQAMRLLTRRDRPTAIIGANNMMGLATLQVMQEMGFRCPEDVSLAMVDDVPWSTVITPRITMVVQDAQKLGELAAQRLLARISSPEAAAEPPQDFILTPRFVRGESTRRL from the coding sequence ATGACAACCATACGAGATGTCGCGCGCCTGGCGGGAGTTTCGATCTCAACCGTCTCGCTTGCGCTCAACAGCCCGAAGCGGGTCGGCGCCGAGACGCTGGACCGCATCCAGCACGCGATCAAATCGACCGGCTACCGCGTCGATCCGGTGGCCCAGACGCTGGCGCGCGGGCGCAGCTCGCTCATCGGTTTCGTGTCGGCCAATCTCAGCAATATGTTCTTCGGCGACATCCGCCGCGAGATCGAGCATCAGGCGCTCGACCACGGCTATTTCGTCCTGATCGCAGACTCCTCCGGCAGGGCCGATCTCGAACGGGCGCTGCTGGAGCGGATGGAAGCCCAGAAGATCGCCGGCATTGCGCTGGCAACAAACGGCCACGGCGCGGAATACGCGGCGTTTCTGCGCGACTTCAAGACGCCGATCGTGATGTTCGACCAGAAGGTTGAGGGTGCCGAACGCGACTTCGTCGGCTCCGACAATCCGCTGACGACGACGATCCTGACCGAGCACCTGCTGCAGCTCGGCCATCGGCGCATCGCCTTCATCTCCGGCCCGAGCGGGCTGCACACCGCCGACGAGCGCCTGAAAGGCTTCATGGATACGATGGCCGCCGCCGGCGTCGATGTCGATCCTTCGCTGGTGACCGAAGGCGGCTATACGAGAACCGGCGGCCATACTCAGGCGATGCGGCTGCTGACCCGCCGCGACCGGCCGACCGCAATCATCGGCGCCAACAACATGATGGGCCTCGCGACGCTGCAGGTAATGCAGGAAATGGGTTTCCGCTGCCCTGAAGACGTATCGCTGGCGATGGTCGACGACGTGCCCTGGAGCACCGTCATCACGCCGCGCATCACCATGGTGGTTCAGGATGCGCAGAAGCTTGGCGAACTGGCGGCGCAGCGGCTGTTGGCAAGGATATCAAGCCCCGAGGCAGCCGCCGAGCCGCCGCAGGATTTCATCCTGACGCCGAGATTCGTGCGGGGGGAATCGACCAGGCGGCTTTGA
- a CDS encoding DUF3422 domain-containing protein, producing MPLGSEHPLRRELHNELHARPSLYFDGDTDVWHVAIVGENGPPSLPGSVPGLEDVTTTGEGNHGIGRVGDGRLKWEAHTEFLTLTFVVPASAEPGSNPPDAFRACCSQIGGKVIAAVRVLVRDEKDGRILEKPRLDYVASRVGGGDAEVHSNFRLTDSGFLEFLFFNRNLNAYRTGRMVRRFLEIETYRMMALLALPMARETVSKLSAFDQRLDLLIVHMQSAVKVDKALLSEVTRLSSDVLNFSALARHRFGATKAYAEIVASRLSELREERVEQRQRLGTFIDRRFQPAVRSVYAAERRLDELAERVSLAGDLLRTTVQVQLEDQNASLLTSMEERARIQVHIQQAVEGFSVIAITYYTIGLAKICLESISALGVDPHVTKLAVLGAIPLVLFAVWTAVRHVRRSIAGTPHGPTSGSH from the coding sequence ATGCCACTCGGCTCCGAGCATCCGCTGCGAAGGGAACTTCACAACGAGCTCCATGCGCGCCCCTCGCTCTACTTCGATGGCGACACCGATGTCTGGCACGTCGCCATCGTCGGCGAGAATGGCCCTCCTTCGCTGCCCGGTTCCGTACCGGGATTGGAAGATGTGACCACGACCGGCGAGGGCAACCACGGCATCGGCCGCGTCGGCGACGGCCGGCTGAAATGGGAAGCCCATACCGAGTTCCTCACACTCACCTTCGTCGTGCCGGCGTCGGCCGAACCCGGCAGCAACCCGCCGGACGCCTTTCGAGCCTGCTGCAGCCAGATTGGCGGAAAGGTCATAGCCGCCGTGCGCGTGCTGGTGCGTGACGAAAAGGACGGGCGCATCCTGGAAAAACCTAGGCTCGACTATGTCGCTTCGCGGGTCGGCGGCGGCGACGCCGAGGTGCATTCGAACTTTCGACTGACCGACAGCGGCTTCCTCGAGTTCCTGTTCTTCAACCGCAACCTCAACGCCTATCGCACCGGCCGCATGGTCCGGCGTTTCCTGGAAATCGAGACATATCGGATGATGGCGCTGCTGGCGTTGCCGATGGCGCGCGAGACCGTGTCGAAGCTTTCCGCCTTTGACCAGCGCCTCGATCTCCTGATCGTCCATATGCAGAGCGCCGTCAAAGTCGATAAGGCGCTGTTATCCGAGGTGACGAGGCTCTCCTCCGATGTGCTCAACTTTTCGGCACTCGCCCGCCACCGCTTCGGGGCGACGAAAGCCTATGCCGAAATCGTGGCGAGCAGGCTGTCGGAGCTTCGAGAAGAGCGCGTCGAGCAAAGACAAAGGCTCGGTACATTCATCGACCGACGCTTCCAACCTGCTGTCCGCTCGGTCTATGCGGCAGAACGGCGCCTCGACGAGCTGGCCGAGCGCGTCAGCCTGGCCGGTGACCTGCTCAGAACCACGGTGCAGGTTCAGCTCGAAGATCAAAACGCCTCACTGCTGACCTCGATGGAAGAGCGGGCGCGCATCCAGGTGCATATCCAGCAGGCGGTCGAAGGCTTCTCCGTCATCGCCATCACCTACTACACCATCGGCCTGGCGAAGATCTGCCTCGAAAGCATTTCCGCCTTGGGTGTCGATCCGCACGTGACGAAACTCGCCGTTCTCGGTGCCATCCCGCTCGTGCTCTTCGCCGTCTGGACCGCGGTTCGCCATGTCCGCAGAAGCATCGCCGGCACACCACACGGCCCGACATCAGGAAGCCACTAA